Proteins found in one Paenibacillus borealis genomic segment:
- a CDS encoding DUF5695 domain-containing protein, whose amino-acid sequence MPGRMKSPFVKRTLLSAVFTTAALSLLWFAQPAFAYDLSNSSFQVSTGTNGDITSLKLTGDNFPTNYVMNATNAPNQNTADHQWLGELMFTYRLNNGAWTKALTNKSADGRTQSQTGNTVNIIYQNSANAEGIRNFRVNESYSLVSDYLLWQIQVTNTSTQTLEIGDFGLPLPFNEFWTGGGNEQIYESRVVTQSFIGNNSSYVTAQRPSGIGPSLLLVPDATTGAGFEYMDNWRIQDHAGSKWAGDQGGWVEGLSVYYIHSNVIKSTGRGYLPNSSLTLAPGASKTYAFKFFKSASEQATKDRLYSEGLIDTTVVPSLVVPTNQTAKFDLRTSKTITSVTAQYPSETTVASLGTTAGDHKLYSLQMNHLGPNNITVNYGSGEKTTLQFYAIEPVDTALQRHATFMVNNQQWNVPGDIRDKAFDDWMMQTNTKRNNFAGYWGWGDDWGYTHAQFLAEKNVQKPVTSEITALDQYLETTIWTNLMAGHHTDYLVPDFLMAAPNTTPTYRGYAYPHIYNTYFSMYKISKLYPGLITYAQPSNTYLLRAYNIMKALYDGPVAYNWNTGLMGEMTTPEIIKALQAEGYTTQANDIIAKMNTKYNNFASTTYPYGSEYNYDNTGEEAVYMLAKMNNNNTIKSKINTKTRAVRGKMPVWYFYSDPVTINGEPWWQFQYTAALAGTAMDDWVRNNSATPEVEQRLTYAAKLANLTAINSGQISSDPADIGAVSWTYQAMKGNNGALGLDGGPLFNGWRGMSGEADLGLFGAIKLLSSDVAVDPIFGLYGYGCEVTESGGNYIVTPKDGVYQRLNLITEKWGMSLERDKYTLATVAKAKTSASFTLSNATPGTAHVTKVAFNGFAPGTYNVTVNNVASGSFTAVSGQTATASLNIGTGASYEVKIQQGTATPVSSIVVNYNMNQSSGTTVTDSSYGLNHAALTGTATWVTGRTGAGNALNLSGTSAYASLPAGVVSQLNDFTISAWVKITANSDWARIFDFGTGTTANMFLAPQIGGGGMRFAITTGGNSTEQQLTATAPLATGAWKHVVVSLSGTTGRLYLDGVQVAVNTSMTLKPSSLGNTTQNYIGKSQYGDPNLNGAVDDFIIFNRALSASEITALFGGTMPALSASASLEELDALQPDSGLALPPLDETDGQQPDGEVIPQPDGSSPETGAQEVPVTPEEPVTPEVPVS is encoded by the coding sequence ATGCCGGGAAGAATGAAATCCCCATTCGTGAAAAGGACGCTGCTAAGCGCCGTATTCACCACAGCAGCCTTAAGTTTACTGTGGTTTGCCCAGCCCGCCTTTGCTTATGATCTGTCGAACAGCAGTTTCCAGGTCAGCACCGGTACCAACGGCGATATTACCAGCCTGAAGCTGACCGGAGATAACTTCCCCACAAACTATGTCATGAATGCGACCAATGCCCCTAACCAGAATACGGCAGACCATCAGTGGCTCGGAGAGCTGATGTTCACATACCGGCTGAATAATGGCGCCTGGACCAAAGCCTTGACCAACAAATCAGCCGACGGCCGCACACAGAGCCAGACCGGCAATACGGTCAACATCATCTATCAGAATTCCGCGAATGCCGAGGGCATCCGTAATTTCCGGGTGAATGAAAGCTACTCTCTTGTAAGCGATTACTTGCTGTGGCAGATTCAAGTGACCAACACCAGCACACAGACTCTGGAGATCGGTGATTTCGGCCTGCCGCTGCCCTTCAACGAATTCTGGACCGGTGGAGGCAATGAGCAGATTTATGAATCCAGAGTAGTCACCCAATCCTTCATCGGCAATAACAGCTCCTATGTAACCGCGCAGCGCCCCAGCGGCATCGGCCCTTCTCTCCTGCTGGTGCCGGATGCCACCACCGGCGCAGGCTTCGAGTACATGGATAACTGGCGCATCCAGGATCATGCGGGCAGCAAATGGGCGGGCGATCAAGGCGGCTGGGTGGAAGGCCTCTCGGTCTACTACATCCACTCCAATGTGATCAAGAGTACGGGGCGCGGCTACCTGCCGAACAGCAGCCTGACACTTGCCCCGGGAGCAAGCAAAACCTATGCCTTCAAATTCTTCAAATCAGCCAGTGAGCAGGCCACCAAGGACCGCCTGTACTCGGAAGGGCTGATCGATACCACGGTAGTCCCCAGTCTGGTCGTGCCAACCAATCAGACAGCCAAGTTTGACCTCCGCACGTCCAAGACCATTACTTCCGTAACTGCGCAGTATCCGTCCGAAACGACGGTGGCCTCCCTTGGAACAACGGCAGGGGATCACAAGCTGTACTCCCTGCAGATGAACCACCTCGGTCCCAACAACATCACAGTCAATTACGGCAGCGGAGAAAAGACGACCCTGCAGTTCTACGCCATTGAACCGGTAGATACGGCACTCCAGCGCCACGCCACCTTCATGGTGAACAATCAGCAGTGGAACGTGCCGGGAGATATCCGGGACAAGGCGTTCGACGACTGGATGATGCAGACTAATACGAAACGCAATAATTTTGCCGGGTACTGGGGCTGGGGGGATGACTGGGGCTATACACATGCCCAATTCCTCGCCGAGAAGAATGTCCAGAAGCCGGTAACCTCAGAGATCACCGCACTCGACCAGTATCTGGAGACCACAATCTGGACGAACCTGATGGCCGGCCATCATACCGATTACCTGGTGCCTGACTTCCTCATGGCCGCGCCGAACACCACACCGACCTACCGGGGGTATGCTTACCCGCATATCTACAATACGTATTTCAGCATGTACAAGATTTCCAAGCTGTACCCCGGCCTGATCACCTATGCACAGCCAAGCAATACTTATCTGCTGCGGGCTTATAACATTATGAAAGCGCTCTATGACGGTCCTGTAGCCTACAACTGGAATACGGGCCTGATGGGAGAGATGACTACTCCGGAGATCATCAAGGCCCTGCAGGCAGAGGGCTATACTACCCAGGCCAACGATATCATTGCCAAAATGAATACCAAATACAACAACTTTGCCAGTACAACCTATCCTTACGGCTCGGAATACAACTATGACAATACTGGCGAAGAAGCCGTGTACATGCTGGCGAAGATGAACAACAACAATACGATTAAGAGTAAAATCAACACCAAAACCCGTGCCGTCCGCGGAAAAATGCCGGTATGGTATTTCTACTCCGATCCGGTAACGATCAACGGGGAGCCCTGGTGGCAGTTCCAATACACCGCAGCGCTTGCCGGAACGGCTATGGATGACTGGGTGCGCAATAATTCCGCCACTCCGGAAGTTGAGCAGCGTTTAACCTATGCCGCCAAGCTCGCGAATCTGACCGCGATTAACTCCGGACAGATCAGCTCCGATCCGGCAGATATCGGGGCCGTATCCTGGACGTATCAAGCGATGAAGGGCAATAACGGCGCACTGGGCCTTGACGGCGGACCGCTGTTCAATGGCTGGCGCGGCATGTCCGGTGAAGCGGATCTCGGCCTGTTCGGCGCGATAAAGCTGCTGAGCTCCGATGTGGCGGTTGATCCGATCTTCGGCCTGTACGGCTATGGCTGTGAGGTTACGGAGAGCGGCGGGAATTACATCGTTACACCCAAGGACGGTGTATATCAGCGCCTGAATCTGATCACTGAGAAATGGGGCATGAGCCTGGAGCGGGACAAATACACTCTGGCTACCGTCGCCAAGGCGAAGACCAGTGCCAGCTTCACACTCAGCAATGCAACACCGGGCACAGCACATGTTACGAAGGTGGCCTTTAACGGTTTCGCCCCCGGAACCTATAACGTAACGGTGAACAATGTGGCATCCGGCAGCTTCACTGCGGTGAGCGGACAGACTGCAACCGCCAGCCTGAATATTGGCACAGGGGCTTCCTATGAGGTGAAGATTCAGCAGGGAACTGCCACCCCGGTCTCCTCCATCGTTGTCAACTACAACATGAATCAGTCTTCCGGAACAACGGTTACGGATTCCTCATACGGCTTGAACCATGCAGCACTGACAGGAACTGCCACTTGGGTTACCGGCCGCACAGGCGCAGGCAACGCGCTGAATCTCAGTGGAACGAGCGCGTATGCCTCGCTGCCGGCTGGCGTGGTCAGCCAGCTGAACGACTTTACGATCTCCGCCTGGGTTAAGATTACGGCCAATAGTGACTGGGCGAGAATCTTTGATTTCGGCACAGGAACAACCGCTAATATGTTCCTGGCGCCACAGATTGGCGGCGGCGGGATGCGCTTTGCCATCACCACCGGCGGCAACAGCACAGAGCAGCAGCTTACGGCAACTGCACCGCTGGCCACCGGAGCATGGAAGCATGTGGTTGTGAGCCTGTCCGGCACGACAGGCCGTCTCTACCTGGACGGCGTACAGGTTGCCGTCAACACAAGCATGACACTGAAGCCTTCCAGCCTGGGCAATACCACGCAGAACTATATCGGCAAATCACAATACGGTGATCCTAATCTGAACGGCGCTGTCGATGATTTCATAATCTTTAACCGTGCCCTCAGTGCTTCCGAGATTACCGCACTCTTCGGCGGGACGATGCCTGCGCTGTCGGCTTCCGCTTCTCTGGAGGAACTGGATGCGCTGCAGCCGGATTCCGGGCTTGCCCTGCCGCCGCTTGACGAAACGGATGGACAGCAGCCGGACGGCGAA
- a CDS encoding cache domain-containing sensor histidine kinase: MYTRIITLMNNLKLRTKLFLSFGCVVLIPVLIVGVFLTSELRNMALGNALEQITANVDRVKKRTGEMLNVPLDIAYRLSNDSRLEEAANHRYESVYDVVQAYWDYPDFREFVRLYKEISSIRLYIDNPTVLDNWEFLQADAAVTQEAWYQTALAQKGLVCWNYIRDNRNGRYYLSLIRKIDFLKQRTTGVLIVNVNTERLNTILDQETFETIIVDENDNIVASNRADTLGKTLDDIDFKPLSPLAGQGPADVMIDGKPSKMLIDDWHPGGSLNSLRIISIFSVGSIVGEPNRILSLASMVIISALILAIILIYYFSRLLTGRMLHLSKHISKVASGNLEARLVIDGKDEIGQLARQFNHMVRNINDLMSEVQESNRQKNATLLKQNEIKFKMMASQINPHFLFNALESIRMKAHSRGQTDIAKVVRLLGKMMRKNLEVGNGRIALQSELETVNCYLVIQNFRYNDRLAYELYVDPAANTIQIPPLIIQPLVENCVIHGLENVMDGGMVMVDIRIENEMLKVQVSDNGIGMSAARIEEIRQMLDNKDDYETNNIGMRNIHLRLQLTYGPEYGLILASQSGYGTQISFAIPLRRDSYV; the protein is encoded by the coding sequence GTGTATACCCGTATCATCACCTTAATGAACAATCTGAAGCTCAGGACCAAGCTCTTTCTATCCTTTGGCTGTGTGGTCCTGATCCCGGTGCTGATTGTGGGGGTGTTCCTGACCAGTGAACTGCGGAATATGGCTCTGGGCAATGCACTGGAGCAGATTACAGCCAATGTGGACCGGGTGAAAAAACGGACGGGCGAAATGCTGAACGTTCCGCTCGACATCGCTTACCGGCTGTCCAATGACAGCCGGCTGGAGGAGGCCGCCAACCACCGCTATGAATCGGTCTACGATGTGGTGCAGGCCTATTGGGATTATCCGGACTTCCGGGAATTTGTCCGGCTGTACAAGGAAATCTCCAGCATCCGGCTGTACATCGACAACCCGACGGTGCTGGACAACTGGGAGTTCCTCCAGGCAGATGCTGCGGTAACGCAGGAGGCCTGGTACCAGACCGCCCTTGCCCAGAAAGGGCTGGTCTGCTGGAATTATATCCGCGACAACCGCAACGGCCGGTATTATCTCAGCCTGATCCGCAAGATCGATTTCCTGAAGCAGCGGACGACAGGTGTACTGATCGTGAATGTCAATACGGAGAGGCTCAACACCATCCTGGACCAGGAGACCTTCGAGACGATTATCGTAGACGAGAACGACAACATCGTTGCCTCTAACCGTGCAGATACGCTGGGCAAGACGCTGGATGACATCGACTTCAAACCGCTGTCCCCCCTGGCAGGACAAGGACCGGCCGATGTAATGATTGACGGCAAGCCCTCCAAAATGCTGATTGATGACTGGCATCCCGGAGGAAGCCTGAACAGCCTGCGGATTATCTCCATCTTCTCTGTCGGGAGCATCGTGGGCGAGCCCAACCGGATACTCTCACTGGCGTCTATGGTCATTATTTCAGCTCTGATTCTGGCAATTATCCTGATCTACTACTTCTCACGGCTGCTCACCGGACGCATGCTGCACCTGAGCAAGCATATCTCCAAGGTCGCTTCCGGGAATCTGGAGGCCCGGCTGGTGATCGACGGCAAGGATGAGATTGGCCAGCTGGCGAGGCAGTTCAATCATATGGTACGGAATATTAATGATCTGATGAGCGAGGTGCAGGAATCGAACCGCCAGAAGAATGCCACCCTGCTGAAACAGAATGAGATTAAATTCAAGATGATGGCCAGCCAGATCAACCCTCATTTCCTGTTCAATGCCCTGGAATCAATCCGGATGAAGGCCCATTCCCGGGGCCAGACCGATATTGCCAAGGTCGTGCGGCTTCTGGGTAAAATGATGCGAAAAAACTTAGAGGTAGGTAACGGGAGGATCGCGCTGCAAAGCGAGCTGGAGACCGTAAACTGCTATCTGGTGATTCAGAATTTCCGCTATAATGACCGGCTCGCCTATGAGCTGTATGTAGATCCGGCAGCGAATACCATACAAATCCCGCCGCTGATTATTCAGCCGCTGGTGGAGAACTGCGTCATCCATGGGCTGGAGAATGTGATGGACGGCGGAATGGTTATGGTAGATATCCGAATTGAGAACGAAATGCTTAAGGTTCAGGTCTCTGATAACGGAATTGGCATGTCCGCCGCCCGGATCGAAGAAATCCGGCAAATGCTGGACAACAAGGATGACTATGAGACCAATAATATCGGGATGCGCAATATTCACCTGCGTCTTCAGCTGACCTATGGCCCTGAATACGGCCTGATTCTGGCCAGCCAGAGCGGATACGGCACGCAGATCAGCTTCGCCATCCCCCTAAGGAGAGATTCTTATGTATAG
- a CDS encoding response regulator transcription factor — translation MYSVLIVDDELSIREGLVTLLDWESHGYQVVDTAANAVEARHKVELYSPDLMIIDIRMPGKDGLELIRELRENEAEMHMIILSGYADFSYAKRALSYGIDNYLLKPVDEDELQLYLSDLSKVLDAQTVHRRNHAAVKVWSREMIVQSLLMESSLQPTPALMDSALESGLLWDSYQVVLIRLLLQDHADNGPSTAVKARLTASFENNSWGIVFSLDSYLGVLLQPSYQKELVRKLMVQSIREASAAEGLECIITAGDMVDSLGGLPGSHQSALVRMKDHFFYDEPGMIGPDSLKLKTGLPSGLQEAESRLAPLADRLYFAMDIGELTVLPSLIQEAGDIMTAAGLSELAVKSYYVRTLTSLCNKLSVQYKELILAQSRMDGQIQQIYKHTSLPRLQRYITGLLEQYAGGIIRNDMDVLMKRMLDLIHRHYDENLKLETLADVFTYSSAYLGKLFKSSTGSSFNTYLDNIRIGKAKELLDQGYKIHQAASRVGFSDVDYFREKFKKITGISPSVYRRKDSQPEEDFSESAYEKD, via the coding sequence ATGTATAGTGTGTTAATTGTTGATGATGAATTGTCCATCCGCGAGGGATTGGTCACGCTGCTGGACTGGGAGAGCCATGGCTACCAAGTGGTGGATACAGCGGCCAACGCGGTTGAAGCGCGGCATAAGGTTGAGCTGTATTCCCCGGATCTGATGATTATCGATATCCGTATGCCCGGGAAGGACGGACTGGAGCTGATCCGGGAGCTGCGGGAGAATGAGGCGGAAATGCATATGATCATCCTGAGCGGCTATGCCGACTTCAGCTATGCCAAGCGCGCGCTGTCTTACGGCATCGATAACTATCTGCTCAAGCCGGTCGATGAAGATGAACTGCAGTTGTATTTGTCTGATCTGTCCAAAGTACTGGATGCGCAGACTGTGCACCGCAGGAATCACGCTGCAGTTAAGGTATGGAGCCGGGAGATGATAGTCCAGTCGCTGCTGATGGAGAGCAGCCTGCAGCCAACACCCGCTCTGATGGACTCGGCACTGGAATCCGGTCTGCTCTGGGATTCCTATCAGGTTGTCCTGATCCGGCTGCTGCTGCAGGATCATGCGGACAACGGCCCTTCCACCGCCGTCAAAGCCAGGCTGACGGCAAGCTTTGAGAACAACAGCTGGGGCATCGTCTTCTCGCTGGATTCTTATCTGGGCGTGCTGCTGCAGCCCTCTTATCAGAAGGAGCTTGTCCGCAAATTAATGGTGCAGAGTATCCGTGAAGCTTCCGCCGCCGAGGGGCTGGAATGCATAATCACCGCAGGTGATATGGTAGACAGTCTGGGCGGGCTGCCTGGCTCCCATCAATCCGCGCTGGTCCGGATGAAGGATCATTTCTTCTATGATGAGCCGGGGATGATCGGTCCGGATTCGCTGAAGCTGAAGACAGGGCTGCCTTCCGGACTGCAGGAAGCGGAGAGCCGTCTGGCACCGCTGGCGGACCGGCTGTATTTCGCCATGGATATCGGGGAGCTCACCGTGCTTCCTTCCCTGATCCAGGAAGCCGGGGATATTATGACCGCCGCCGGGCTATCCGAGCTGGCTGTGAAATCCTATTACGTCCGGACATTAACTTCATTGTGCAACAAGCTCTCCGTCCAGTACAAAGAGCTGATTCTGGCGCAGAGCCGGATGGACGGGCAAATCCAGCAAATTTATAAGCATACTTCCCTCCCCCGGCTGCAGCGCTACATCACAGGCCTGCTTGAGCAATATGCCGGCGGCATTATCCGTAATGACATGGATGTACTCATGAAGCGGATGCTGGACCTCATCCACCGCCATTATGACGAGAATCTGAAGCTGGAGACTCTGGCGGATGTATTCACTTACAGCAGCGCCTACCTCGGCAAGCTGTTCAAGAGCAGCACTGGCTCGTCCTTCAACACCTATCTGGACAATATCCGCATCGGCAAAGCCAAGGAGCTGCTGGACCAGGGCTACAAAATCCATCAGGCGGCAAGCCGTGTCGGCTTCAGCGATGTGGATTATTTTCGTGAAAAGTTCAAGAAAATCACCGGCATCTCCCCCTCGGTCTACCGCCGGAAAGATTCGCAGCCGGAGGAGGATTTTTCAGAAAGCGCTTACGAAAAGGACTGA